A window of Neisseria canis contains these coding sequences:
- a CDS encoding DEAD/DEAH box helicase: protein MSIKFSDLLHDKNILSALKTEGYETPTPIQAQALPAALEGRDIMAGAQTGSGKTAAFLLPTLQRLTKRSEKPGKGPRALVLAPTRELAAQVEKNAQAYAKNMKWFRTVTIVGGSSFGQQIRALSKPVDLVVATPGRLMDLMESGKVDFDRLEVLILDEADRMLDMGFIDDIETIVAATPESRQTLLFSATWDGAVGKLARKLTKNPEVIEIERVDDQGKIEEQLLYCDDKRHKDRLLDYILRDANIDQCVIFTSTKAMTEVLADELYDKGFAANCLHGDMPQGWRNRTLMDLRKGRCKILVATDVAARGIDVPTITHVINYDLPKQAEDYVHRIGRTGRAGRTGLAITFAEVNEYVKVHKIEKYIGRKLPEMTIEGMEPTRKRSKPAGKSKGGWGDKRGGDKKWGARKDSPRKDGARKDSGFKKAKKSGGGSFKKQDKKRS from the coding sequence ATGTCTATCAAATTCAGCGATTTACTGCACGACAAAAATATCCTTTCCGCCCTCAAAACCGAAGGCTACGAAACCCCTACCCCCATTCAAGCGCAAGCCCTACCCGCCGCATTGGAAGGCCGCGACATCATGGCCGGCGCACAAACCGGCTCAGGCAAAACCGCCGCATTCCTGCTGCCCACCCTCCAGCGCCTGACCAAACGCAGCGAAAAACCCGGCAAAGGCCCGCGCGCGCTGGTGCTCGCCCCCACCCGCGAACTGGCCGCCCAAGTTGAAAAAAATGCGCAAGCCTACGCCAAAAACATGAAATGGTTCCGCACCGTAACCATCGTCGGCGGCTCATCATTCGGCCAACAAATCCGCGCATTGAGCAAACCCGTAGATTTGGTGGTGGCCACACCCGGCCGCCTGATGGATTTAATGGAGAGCGGCAAAGTCGATTTCGACCGCCTCGAAGTATTGATTCTCGACGAAGCCGACCGCATGCTCGATATGGGCTTTATCGACGACATCGAAACCATCGTCGCCGCCACACCCGAAAGCCGCCAAACCCTGCTTTTCTCCGCCACTTGGGATGGCGCCGTAGGCAAACTCGCACGCAAACTCACCAAAAATCCCGAAGTAATCGAAATCGAACGCGTTGACGACCAAGGCAAAATCGAAGAGCAGCTTTTATACTGCGACGACAAACGCCACAAAGACCGCCTGCTCGACTACATCCTGCGCGACGCCAATATCGACCAATGCGTGATTTTCACCTCAACCAAAGCCATGACCGAAGTCTTGGCCGACGAATTATACGACAAAGGCTTTGCCGCCAACTGCCTGCACGGCGACATGCCGCAAGGCTGGCGCAACCGCACACTGATGGATTTGCGCAAAGGCCGCTGCAAAATCCTCGTTGCCACCGACGTAGCCGCCCGCGGCATCGACGTGCCCACCATCACCCACGTGATCAACTACGACCTGCCCAAACAAGCCGAAGATTACGTCCACCGCATCGGCCGCACCGGCCGCGCAGGCCGCACCGGCTTGGCGATTACCTTTGCCGAAGTAAACGAATATGTGAAAGTGCACAAAATCGAAAAATACATCGGCCGCAAGCTGCCCGAAATGACCATCGAAGGCATGGAACCCACCCGCAAACGCAGCAAACCCGCGGGCAAAAGCAAAGGCGGCTGGGGCGACAAACGCGGCGGCGACAAAAAATGGGGCGCACGCAAAGACAGCCCGCGCAAAGACGGAGCACGCAAAGACAGCGGCTTTAAAAAAGCCAAAAAATCCGGCGGCGGCAGCTTCAAAAAGCAGGATAAAAAAAGAAGCTGA
- a CDS encoding DEAD/DEAH box helicase, which translates to MNSLTSSYTNYFFSDVENSTFQSNDDLNKFIEKIKTYSENSLNHDHIFLIQAPLIDSRKYTYEYKEALILLKPKSKIIFINFNSSENEPFNNYYEEVIEDIGYISNKYQYKDKIGRPKKWEHIIEKISNFHEIDCLSDFFKKIKLHENSEQRLSELLISLFTGSINDIEKVDGLNVPDNILDKVKKKILLFDSTQTNFLFNKKNKKRLVIQGLSGTGKTELLLHKLKDLYINSENSKILFTCHNKILANNLKKRIPSFFNFMKVEQQIEWNQRLWCIHAWGSQNDINSGAYRYICHFYNIPFLTYGNNSSFSEVCRIALDAINNDDSNNDKYAFDYIMIDESQDFSDNFINLCERVAKDKIYIAGDIFQSIFGTNAKVNKDVDYLLNQCYRTDPKTLMFSHGLGMGLFENSKLQWPTDEEWQAYGYTIKKHEERYHFSRLPIRRFEDIQTSDSVLIRNINCLNKDEIASKIVESITEIKRNNSTIKPSDIAVIFIEKNRAYNNDMSAIIERKLRESGIEWKINLAFETQVHKDGQLCITNHNNVKGLEFPFVICVSPNNINKDLRIRNALYMAMTRSFIQSTLFINIVDPSIWRQYESGLQDINEKGEMIVTEPDHSNKEEIKQLNLNFDNSTIMSFRDLVLIEIRKQSPNINMKNINWVFDGVLNSCGETYDTELIRSKVKSLLEVLS; encoded by the coding sequence ATGAATTCTCTTACATCAAGTTATACAAACTATTTTTTTTCCGATGTTGAAAACTCAACTTTTCAGAGTAATGATGATTTAAATAAATTTATTGAGAAAATTAAAACATATTCTGAAAACTCATTAAATCATGATCATATTTTCCTTATTCAAGCTCCCTTAATTGATTCAAGAAAATACACTTATGAATACAAGGAAGCTTTAATTTTATTGAAACCTAAAAGTAAAATTATATTTATCAATTTTAATTCTTCTGAAAACGAACCATTCAATAATTATTACGAGGAAGTTATTGAAGATATTGGATACATTTCTAATAAGTACCAATATAAAGACAAAATTGGCAGACCTAAAAAATGGGAACATATTATTGAAAAAATAAGTAATTTCCACGAAATAGATTGCTTATCAGATTTTTTTAAAAAAATTAAACTACATGAAAATAGTGAACAAAGGCTAAGTGAATTACTAATATCTTTATTTACTGGTAGTATTAATGATATAGAAAAAGTTGATGGCTTAAACGTACCAGACAACATTTTAGATAAAGTTAAGAAAAAGATATTACTATTTGATTCTACTCAAACTAATTTTTTATTTAATAAAAAAAATAAAAAACGCTTAGTTATACAAGGTCTGTCAGGCACTGGGAAAACTGAGTTACTACTTCACAAATTAAAAGATTTATATATAAATTCAGAAAATAGTAAAATACTATTCACATGCCATAATAAAATTCTTGCAAATAATTTAAAAAAAAGAATACCTTCTTTCTTTAACTTTATGAAAGTTGAACAGCAGATTGAATGGAACCAAAGATTATGGTGCATCCATGCTTGGGGATCACAGAATGATATTAACTCAGGGGCATATCGTTATATTTGTCATTTTTACAATATCCCATTTCTTACTTATGGAAATAATTCTTCATTTTCTGAAGTTTGTAGAATAGCACTAGATGCTATAAACAATGATGATAGCAACAATGATAAGTATGCTTTTGATTATATTATGATTGATGAAAGCCAAGACTTTAGCGATAATTTTATTAATCTATGTGAACGAGTTGCTAAAGATAAAATTTATATAGCTGGAGATATATTTCAATCTATCTTTGGTACGAATGCAAAAGTAAATAAAGATGTTGATTATTTATTAAACCAATGTTACAGAACAGACCCTAAAACATTGATGTTTTCTCATGGATTAGGAATGGGTTTATTTGAAAATTCTAAATTACAATGGCCAACTGATGAGGAATGGCAAGCCTATGGATATACAATAAAAAAACATGAGGAGCGTTATCACTTTAGTAGATTACCGATAAGAAGATTTGAAGATATTCAAACATCTGATAGTGTACTAATTAGAAATATCAACTGCTTAAATAAAGATGAAATCGCCAGTAAAATAGTAGAATCAATAACTGAAATTAAGAGAAACAATTCTACGATTAAACCAAGCGATATTGCTGTTATTTTTATCGAAAAAAACAGAGCTTACAATAACGATATGAGTGCAATAATTGAGCGAAAATTAAGAGAATCTGGAATCGAATGGAAAATAAATTTAGCTTTTGAAACACAAGTCCACAAAGATGGGCAGTTATGTATTACTAATCATAACAATGTAAAAGGTCTTGAGTTTCCGTTTGTGATTTGTGTTTCTCCCAATAATATTAACAAAGATTTGAGGATTAGGAATGCACTCTATATGGCAATGACTCGATCTTTTATACAAAGCACTTTATTTATAAATATCGTCGACCCTTCCATATGGAGGCAATATGAATCTGGGCTACAAGATATTAATGAAAAGGGAGAAATGATCGTAACTGAACCTGATCACTCAAATAAAGAAGAAATTAAACAACTTAATCTTAATTTTGATAACAGCACGATTATGTCTTTCAGAGATTTAGTTCTTATTGAAATTAGAAAGCAATCTCCAAATATAAATATGAAAAATATTAATTGGGTATTTGATGGAGTTCTTAATTCTTGTGGTGAAACTTATGATACGGAATTAATCCGCTCTAAAGTAAAATCTTTGTTAGAGGTGTTAAGCTAA
- the uvrA gene encoding excinuclease ABC subunit UvrA has protein sequence MSKHDNDTIRIRGARTHNLKNVDLDIPRHKLVVVTGLSGSGKSSLAFDTLYAEGQRRYVESLSAYARQFLQMMDKPDVDLIEGLSPAISIEQKSTSHNPRSTVGTVTEIHDYLRLLYARVGTPHCPEHDLPLSSQTVSQMVDAVLKLPEDTRVMILAPTVRERKGEFVDFFADLQAQGFARVRVDGEVYQLDEVPKLEKNIKHNIDVVIDRVKVKADIKQRLAESFETALRHGGERALAMEMDSGEEHWFSAQFACPVCSYSLPELEPRLFSFNNPVGACPTCDGLGSMNFFDPERVVAHPELSLAAGAIKGWDKRNQFYFQMIQSLARHYQFDVDTPFESLSENIRKIVLHGSGKEVIDFTYLSERGTTFNRSHAFEGIIPNLERRYRETDSPTVREQLAEYQSHRACPSCGGARLRKEARYVYVGKQPLHEISAWPLTQTHRFFETLDLEGNKKHIAEKILKEITERLGFLINVGLDYLNLSRSAETLSGGEAQRIRLASQIGSGLTGVMYVLDEPSIGLHQRDNDRLLATLKRLRDLGNSVIVVEHDEDAIREADFVIDMGPGAGEHGGNVIIADTPDKVAACTDSVTGQYLSGKKAIAVPSERTPVNPERILVLKGARGNNLKNVTLELPLGLITCITGVSGSGKSTLINDTLAKITARELNRAHEEPAPYDDITGLEHLDKVINVDQSPIGRTPRSNPATYTGLFTPIRELFAGVPLARERGYNVGRFSFNVKGGRCEACQGDGVIKVEMHFLPDVYVPCEVCHGKRYNRETLEVQYKGKNISQVLDMTVEEAREFFDAVPTVSRKLQTLMDVGLGYIRLGQSATTLSGGEAQRVKLALELSKRDTGRTLYILDEPTTGLHFADIALLLEVIGRLKGKGNSIVIIEHNLDVIKTADYIVDLGPEGGDGGGRIIAKGSPEEVVKVEKSYTGKYLKNIISINSLR, from the coding sequence ATGAGCAAGCACGACAACGACACCATCCGCATCCGCGGCGCACGCACCCATAATCTGAAAAACGTCGATCTCGACATCCCCCGCCACAAGCTCGTGGTGGTAACGGGTTTGTCGGGCAGCGGCAAATCCTCGCTCGCGTTCGACACGCTTTATGCCGAAGGCCAGCGCCGTTATGTGGAAAGCCTTTCCGCCTATGCGCGCCAGTTTTTGCAGATGATGGATAAGCCCGATGTCGATTTGATCGAAGGCTTGTCGCCCGCGATTTCAATCGAACAAAAATCCACCAGCCACAACCCGCGCTCCACCGTCGGCACCGTAACCGAAATCCACGATTATCTGCGCCTTCTGTATGCCCGCGTCGGCACGCCGCATTGCCCCGAACACGATTTGCCCTTGAGCAGCCAAACCGTGTCGCAAATGGTGGATGCCGTCTTAAAACTGCCTGAAGACACCCGCGTGATGATTCTCGCCCCTACCGTGCGCGAACGCAAAGGCGAATTTGTCGATTTCTTTGCCGACTTGCAGGCGCAGGGCTTTGCCCGCGTGCGCGTGGACGGCGAAGTCTATCAGCTCGACGAAGTGCCCAAGCTAGAAAAAAACATCAAGCACAATATCGACGTGGTCATCGACCGCGTAAAAGTGAAAGCCGACATCAAACAGCGGCTGGCCGAAAGTTTTGAAACCGCCCTGCGCCACGGCGGCGAACGCGCGTTGGCAATGGAAATGGACAGCGGCGAAGAACATTGGTTTTCCGCCCAATTCGCCTGCCCCGTGTGCTCATACAGCCTGCCCGAACTCGAACCGCGCCTGTTTTCCTTCAACAACCCCGTCGGCGCCTGCCCCACTTGCGACGGCTTGGGCAGCATGAATTTCTTCGACCCCGAGCGAGTGGTCGCCCACCCCGAGCTTTCCCTAGCCGCCGGTGCGATTAAAGGCTGGGACAAACGCAACCAGTTCTATTTCCAAATGATTCAATCGCTGGCACGACATTATCAATTCGATGTCGATACCCCGTTTGAAAGCCTGTCTGAAAACATCCGCAAAATCGTGCTGCACGGTTCCGGCAAAGAAGTGATTGATTTCACCTATCTTTCCGAACGCGGCACCACCTTCAACCGCAGCCACGCCTTTGAAGGCATCATCCCCAACCTCGAACGCCGCTACCGCGAAACCGATTCGCCCACCGTGCGCGAACAGCTCGCCGAATACCAAAGCCACCGCGCCTGCCCGAGCTGCGGCGGCGCACGTTTGCGCAAAGAAGCGCGTTATGTTTATGTGGGCAAACAGCCGCTGCACGAAATTTCCGCATGGCCGCTCACCCAAACGCACCGGTTCTTTGAAACCCTCGATTTGGAAGGCAACAAAAAACACATCGCCGAAAAAATCCTCAAAGAAATCACCGAGCGCTTGGGCTTTCTGATTAACGTCGGCCTCGACTATCTGAACCTCAGCCGCAGCGCCGAAACCCTTTCCGGCGGCGAAGCCCAGCGCATCCGCCTTGCCAGCCAAATCGGCAGCGGCCTCACCGGCGTGATGTACGTTTTAGACGAACCCTCCATCGGCCTGCACCAGCGCGACAACGACCGCCTGCTCGCCACCCTCAAGCGCCTGCGCGACCTCGGCAACAGCGTGATCGTGGTCGAACACGACGAAGATGCCATCCGCGAAGCCGATTTCGTGATCGACATGGGCCCCGGCGCGGGCGAACACGGCGGCAACGTTATCATTGCCGATACACCCGACAAAGTCGCCGCCTGCACCGATTCCGTTACCGGCCAATACCTCAGCGGCAAAAAAGCCATTGCCGTGCCGTCTGAAAGAACGCCCGTCAACCCCGAAAGAATACTCGTGCTCAAAGGCGCACGCGGCAACAATCTCAAAAACGTTACCCTCGAGCTGCCTTTAGGTTTGATTACCTGCATCACCGGCGTATCCGGCAGCGGCAAATCCACCCTGATTAACGACACCCTCGCCAAAATCACCGCCCGCGAACTCAACCGCGCCCACGAAGAACCCGCGCCCTACGACGACATCACCGGCCTCGAACACCTCGACAAAGTCATCAACGTCGACCAATCCCCCATCGGCCGCACGCCCCGCTCCAACCCCGCCACCTACACCGGCCTCTTCACCCCCATCCGCGAACTCTTCGCCGGCGTACCCCTTGCCCGCGAACGCGGCTACAACGTCGGCCGCTTCTCGTTCAACGTCAAAGGCGGCCGCTGCGAAGCCTGCCAAGGCGACGGTGTGATCAAAGTAGAAATGCACTTCCTACCCGACGTTTACGTGCCCTGCGAAGTGTGCCACGGCAAACGCTACAACCGCGAAACCCTCGAAGTGCAATACAAAGGCAAAAACATCAGCCAAGTGCTCGACATGACCGTAGAAGAAGCCCGCGAATTCTTCGATGCCGTGCCCACCGTATCCCGCAAACTGCAAACCCTGATGGACGTAGGCCTGGGCTACATCCGCCTCGGCCAATCCGCCACCACCCTGTCCGGCGGCGAAGCCCAACGCGTCAAACTCGCCCTCGAACTCTCCAAACGCGACACCGGCCGCACCCTCTACATCCTAGACGAACCCACCACCGGCCTGCACTTCGCCGACATCGCCCTGCTGCTGGAAGTCATCGGCCGTCTGAAAGGCAAAGGCAACTCGATTGTGATTATCGAGCATAATCTGGATGTGATTAAGACAGCGGATTATATTGTCGACTTAGGGCCGGAAGGTGGCGATGGTGGGGGGAGGATTATTGCTAAAGGTAGTCCGGAGGAAGTGGTGAAGGTTGAGAAGAGTTATACTGGGAAGTATTTGAAGAATATTATTAGCATAAATTCATTAAGATAG
- the lolD gene encoding lipoprotein-releasing ABC transporter ATP-binding protein LolD encodes MNNVVLSCQNVSKSYNDGALRVQVLQGLNFQVREGQSVSIIGASGSGKSTLLHILGGLDMPSLGKIELMGNDLGALNQKQLGLLRNQYLGFVYQFHHLLPEFSALENVMMPLLIAKKPKAQAEEQAVQMLDRVGLKARMQHRPSELSGGERQRAAIARALVTRPKCLLADEPTGNLDRKNAQNVLDMMIDLKRELGTSLVVVTHDDELAGRFDRVMMMQEGTLIDK; translated from the coding sequence ATGAATAATGTGGTTTTGAGCTGCCAAAACGTCAGCAAAAGCTATAACGACGGTGCGTTGAGGGTGCAGGTGCTGCAAGGTTTGAATTTTCAGGTCCGGGAAGGCCAGAGCGTGAGCATTATCGGCGCTTCCGGCAGCGGCAAATCCACTTTGCTGCACATCCTCGGCGGCCTGGATATGCCCAGTTTGGGAAAAATAGAGCTGATGGGCAATGATTTGGGCGCGTTAAACCAAAAACAATTGGGTTTGCTGCGCAACCAATATTTGGGTTTCGTTTACCAATTTCACCATCTGCTGCCTGAGTTCTCCGCGCTGGAAAACGTGATGATGCCGCTTTTAATCGCCAAAAAGCCCAAAGCGCAAGCCGAAGAGCAGGCCGTGCAGATGCTTGACCGGGTGGGCTTGAAAGCCCGTATGCAACACCGCCCGAGCGAGCTTTCCGGCGGCGAGCGCCAACGCGCCGCAATTGCCCGTGCGCTGGTTACGCGCCCGAAATGCCTGCTGGCCGACGAACCCACCGGCAACCTCGACCGCAAAAACGCGCAAAACGTGCTGGATATGATGATAGATTTGAAACGCGAGTTGGGCACCAGCCTGGTGGTGGTTACGCATGATGACGAACTGGCCGGCCGCTTCGACCGGGTGATGATGATGCAGGAAGGCACGCTGATTGATAAATAA
- a CDS encoding lipoprotein-releasing ABC transporter permease subunit, protein MASLETWIGLRYLRAKKRNGFMSFITLISILGIALGVAALIIVLSVMAGFQKDIRGALLNVAPHAEIGYFEMGNGENWQDLRRYVQGKKEVLASAPYIADQALLANSGEVRGVQIRGILPEEEKKVVDYGDKMTSGSFNDLRPGEFDIILGEGLAEALDAEKGGKVTVITPEGNVTPAGVVPRLKQFNVSGIVKTGVYEVDNSLALTHLTDAQTLYRLGEDGVNGLRLKLADPQNAPEFTQNLIPAAEQHKVWVRDWTFANRSYFEAVELEKRMMFIILTLIIAVAAFNLVSSLVMAVTEKQADIAILRTLGLSPGSVMKIFMVQGAFAGFFGTLVGVVVGVLLGLNVGKIIASFEGLMGKKLVNPQFYFIDYVPSDVNPHDVAVIAAISLTLAFIATLYPSWRAAKTQPAEALRYE, encoded by the coding sequence ATGGCTTCTTTAGAAACTTGGATTGGTTTGCGCTATCTGCGTGCGAAAAAACGCAACGGATTCATGTCGTTTATCACTTTAATTTCCATTTTGGGCATCGCGCTGGGCGTGGCGGCGCTGATTATCGTGTTGTCGGTGATGGCCGGGTTTCAAAAAGACATCCGCGGCGCACTGCTCAATGTGGCGCCGCATGCGGAAATCGGCTATTTCGAAATGGGCAACGGCGAGAATTGGCAGGATTTGCGCCGGTATGTGCAGGGCAAAAAAGAAGTATTGGCCAGCGCGCCTTATATTGCCGATCAGGCCTTGCTGGCCAATTCGGGCGAAGTGCGCGGCGTGCAGATACGCGGCATCCTGCCTGAAGAAGAAAAGAAAGTGGTGGATTACGGCGATAAAATGACCAGCGGCAGTTTCAACGACCTGCGCCCGGGCGAATTCGACATTATTTTGGGTGAAGGCTTGGCCGAAGCGCTCGACGCGGAAAAGGGCGGCAAAGTAACCGTGATCACGCCGGAGGGCAATGTAACGCCCGCAGGCGTGGTGCCGCGCCTGAAGCAGTTTAATGTGTCGGGCATTGTGAAAACAGGCGTTTACGAAGTGGATAATTCGCTTGCGCTTACCCACCTGACCGATGCGCAAACGCTTTACCGCTTGGGTGAAGACGGTGTGAACGGTTTGCGGCTGAAACTTGCCGACCCGCAAAACGCCCCCGAGTTTACCCAAAACCTGATTCCCGCCGCCGAGCAGCATAAAGTGTGGGTGCGCGACTGGACGTTTGCCAACCGCAGCTATTTTGAAGCGGTTGAATTGGAAAAGCGCATGATGTTCATCATCCTCACGCTGATTATCGCCGTGGCGGCCTTTAATCTGGTGTCGTCGCTGGTTATGGCGGTAACGGAAAAGCAGGCCGATATTGCCATTTTGCGTACCTTGGGCCTATCGCCCGGGAGCGTGATGAAGATTTTTATGGTGCAGGGCGCGTTTGCCGGATTTTTCGGCACTTTGGTCGGTGTGGTAGTCGGCGTGCTGCTCGGTTTGAACGTGGGTAAAATCATTGCTTCTTTCGAAGGTTTGATGGGTAAAAAGCTGGTTAATCCGCAATTTTATTTTATCGATTATGTGCCCAGCGATGTGAACCCGCACGACGTGGCCGTGATTGCCGCTATTTCGTTAACTTTGGCGTTTATTGCCACGCTTTATCCGAGCTGGCGCGCCGCGAAAACCCAACCTGCGGAGGCTTTGCGTTATGAATAA
- the ttcA gene encoding tRNA 2-thiocytidine(32) synthetase TtcA encodes MSRKPKHELENNKLNKRLRHAVGDAVNDFNMIEHGDKIMVCLSGGKDSYALLDILRQLQASAPVDFELIAVNLDQKQPGFPEHVLPEYLESIGVPYKIIEEDTYSVVKRVIEEGKTTCSLCSRLRRGVLYRVAKELGCTKIALGHHRDDILETLFLNMFYGGKLKAMPPKLVSDNGEHIVIRPLAYVKEKDLERYAELKQFPIIPCNLCGSQPNLQRQVIKEMLQDWDKRFPGRIESMFSALQNVVPSHLADTALFDFAGLERGQALKYGGDTAFDKESLPQQFSDRHSEQHDNPITIGAPPSRKVINILASKPKS; translated from the coding sequence ATGTCTAGAAAACCCAAACACGAGCTTGAAAACAATAAATTAAACAAACGCCTGCGCCATGCCGTGGGCGACGCCGTCAATGATTTCAATATGATTGAACACGGCGACAAAATCATGGTCTGCCTTTCCGGCGGCAAAGACAGCTACGCCCTGCTGGATATTCTGCGCCAGTTACAGGCCAGCGCACCGGTCGATTTCGAATTGATTGCCGTCAACCTCGACCAAAAGCAGCCCGGCTTTCCCGAGCACGTTTTGCCCGAATACCTCGAAAGCATAGGCGTGCCGTATAAAATTATTGAGGAAGACACTTATTCCGTGGTCAAACGCGTGATTGAAGAAGGCAAAACCACCTGTTCGCTGTGCAGCCGTTTGCGCCGCGGCGTGCTGTACCGCGTGGCCAAAGAACTGGGCTGCACCAAAATCGCGCTCGGCCACCACCGCGACGATATTTTGGAAACGCTGTTTTTAAATATGTTTTACGGCGGCAAACTCAAAGCCATGCCGCCCAAGCTGGTGAGCGATAACGGCGAGCACATCGTTATCCGCCCGCTGGCGTATGTAAAAGAAAAAGATTTGGAACGTTATGCCGAGTTGAAGCAGTTTCCGATTATTCCGTGCAACCTTTGCGGCTCGCAGCCTAATTTACAGCGGCAGGTGATTAAAGAAATGCTGCAAGATTGGGACAAACGTTTCCCCGGCCGCATCGAATCCATGTTTTCCGCCCTGCAAAATGTCGTGCCTTCGCATCTGGCCGACACGGCTTTGTTCGATTTTGCCGGTTTGGAACGCGGGCAGGCGTTGAAATACGGCGGGGATACGGCTTTCGACAAAGAAAGCCTGCCGCAGCAGTTTTCAGACAGGCATTCAGAGCAACACGATAACCCTATAACCATCGGCGCGCCGCCCTCACGCAAAGTGATTAATATATTGGCCAGCAAACCGAAAAGTTGA
- a CDS encoding RDD family protein, translated as MNDLNSLPLPEENQEDGQIEVIIAPPDLRIGAVLLNSLFTFIAFIPLILLPIVSILIFPPHSRTIGLSNQPNSLQTTFGYSAIILLAYLVPLIYCIWQIVMMSKYGQSLGKRLLKIKVIKSNGDEAGFVDTVLQRELFYSIASFIIIFFTTVLVETISNALIQKYIIMGSSLILAFFIYSLPNLICLIMLFNIKRDRRTLQDYVADTVVVKLPE; from the coding sequence ATGAACGATTTAAACAGTCTGCCGCTTCCTGAAGAGAATCAGGAAGACGGCCAGATTGAAGTTATCATTGCGCCGCCGGATCTGCGTATCGGTGCAGTATTGCTGAATTCGCTTTTTACCTTCATTGCATTTATTCCCTTGATTTTATTACCGATTGTTTCCATCTTAATCTTCCCGCCACATTCAAGAACTATCGGTCTAAGCAACCAGCCAAACTCATTGCAAACCACGTTTGGATACTCGGCAATAATATTGTTGGCTTATCTGGTTCCCCTGATTTACTGCATCTGGCAAATTGTTATGATGAGCAAGTACGGCCAGTCACTGGGCAAGCGATTACTGAAAATCAAAGTGATTAAATCGAACGGTGATGAAGCAGGGTTTGTAGATACTGTGTTGCAGCGCGAGTTATTTTACAGTATTGCCAGTTTTATTATTATATTTTTCACCACAGTTTTAGTAGAAACAATCTCCAACGCACTAATTCAAAAATATATAATAATGGGCTCCTCACTCATCCTTGCCTTCTTCATCTACTCACTGCCCAACCTAATCTGCCTGATCATGCTGTTTAACATTAAACGCGACCGCCGAACCTTGCAGGATTATGTAGCCGATACCGTAGTAGTGAAGCTGCCTGAATAA
- a CDS encoding DUF456 domain-containing protein codes for MTTILILCGLICIVIGLLGTIYPAIPGLGLMFGGAWLLAYAGDYQIIGTNTLIALGVFAAVGTATDYIAGMMGAKFTGASKQAIWGAFIGGIVGAFFSIPGLLIGPVIGAATGEIVARKDVWSAGKVSIGTFIGFILGVVAKVGCAAAIVLTLATVWIVSLFN; via the coding sequence ATGACTACCATCCTCATCCTATGCGGCTTAATCTGCATCGTTATCGGCCTGCTCGGCACCATTTACCCCGCCATCCCGGGCTTGGGGCTGATGTTTGGCGGCGCATGGCTGCTGGCTTATGCGGGCGACTACCAAATCATCGGCACCAATACCTTAATCGCATTAGGTGTGTTCGCAGCCGTCGGCACTGCCACCGATTATATAGCCGGCATGATGGGCGCCAAGTTTACCGGTGCCAGCAAACAGGCTATTTGGGGCGCGTTTATCGGCGGCATCGTCGGCGCTTTTTTCAGCATTCCCGGCTTATTAATCGGCCCGGTTATCGGCGCCGCTACGGGTGAAATCGTTGCCAGAAAAGACGTATGGTCGGCCGGAAAAGTGAGCATCGGCACGTTTATCGGGTTTATTCTCGGCGTGGTGGCAAAAGTCGGCTGCGCCGCCGCTATTGTACTGACGCTGGCTACGGTATGGATTGTCAGCCTGTTTAATTAA